A region of uncultured Desulfobacter sp. DNA encodes the following proteins:
- a CDS encoding chemotaxis protein yields the protein MSEQGILLESGTNELELLAVLINDQPFGINVAKVQSIQQYDQKSIAILPNKVPGVLGMLLYRNKTIPVMDLAQILDIEETIEYEREIVVVTEFNNSVNGFKVSGVRRIYRISWKDLVPLDQTIGDTNCFTGSVSIEGDQILVVDLEHILSTIFPDLIIEDVSEENLIKNERITRDQLQIIFTDDSSTIRTGVSRALKSAGFSNITEFENGFQTLQHLEMNFGNGEQDLSKVVLISDIEMPQMDGLTLCKNVKQNSNLKNIFTIMFSSLINKQMIAKCNAVKADNYVTKPETNQLIQLLDELCIGSAD from the coding sequence ATGAGTGAGCAGGGAATATTGCTTGAGTCAGGCACCAACGAACTGGAGTTGCTCGCTGTCCTGATAAATGACCAGCCTTTCGGGATTAACGTTGCCAAGGTCCAGTCTATTCAACAATATGACCAAAAATCAATAGCCATTCTGCCCAATAAGGTGCCAGGCGTTCTTGGCATGCTGCTTTACAGGAATAAGACGATTCCTGTGATGGATTTAGCACAGATACTTGATATTGAGGAGACCATTGAATATGAAAGAGAAATTGTTGTTGTCACTGAATTTAATAATTCTGTAAATGGTTTCAAGGTTAGTGGTGTAAGACGTATATATCGGATATCCTGGAAAGACCTTGTACCACTCGACCAGACCATCGGGGATACAAATTGTTTTACCGGGTCAGTAAGCATTGAAGGTGATCAGATATTGGTCGTTGATCTTGAGCATATTCTGTCAACTATTTTTCCAGATCTTATCATTGAAGATGTCAGTGAAGAGAATCTTATAAAAAATGAACGTATTACAAGAGATCAGCTCCAAATTATTTTTACAGATGACTCATCGACGATACGAACGGGTGTGTCACGTGCTCTGAAATCAGCAGGGTTCTCAAACATTACGGAATTTGAAAATGGTTTTCAAACGCTTCAACATTTAGAAATGAATTTTGGAAACGGTGAACAGGACTTAAGTAAAGTTGTTCTTATAAGTGATATAGAAATGCCCCAAATGGATGGACTGACTTTATGTAAAAATGTGAAACAAAATTCAAACCTCAAAAACATTTTTACCATCATGTTTTCAAGTTTAATTAACAAACAGATGATTGCAAAGTGTAATGCGGTAAAAGCTGATAATTATGTCACCAAACCAGAAACCAACCAGCTGATTCAATTGCTGGATGAACTATGTATCGGTTCTGCAGATTAG
- a CDS encoding nitroreductase family protein, producing the protein MDFSKVVTQRRAVNFFDPNKDVPDTLLRQVINMAALTPSSFNLQPWQLIALRDEKDKLRLQKLAMNQPKVSEAPVTLIVLADRSGYKDENPFVERAFHEMIKAGSVTESSRAWFSKARGSLYGKSMESEMAFACKNTGFFAMALMLAAKSLGLDTHPMDGFDHDGVKKEFNIPDRYWIPLLIAVGYFDESKDLAAPKWRKTADEILVRFDEL; encoded by the coding sequence ATGGATTTTTCAAAAGTTGTGACACAAAGACGCGCCGTGAACTTTTTTGACCCGAACAAAGATGTCCCGGATACCCTTTTGAGGCAAGTCATCAATATGGCGGCTCTCACCCCATCAAGTTTTAACCTGCAACCCTGGCAACTGATTGCGTTGAGAGATGAAAAAGACAAACTCCGTCTTCAAAAACTGGCCATGAACCAGCCCAAGGTAAGTGAGGCTCCGGTCACCCTGATTGTCCTGGCGGACCGTAGCGGATACAAGGACGAAAACCCCTTTGTGGAAAGGGCTTTTCATGAAATGATCAAAGCGGGAAGTGTCACGGAGAGCAGCAGGGCATGGTTCAGCAAGGCCCGTGGCAGCCTGTATGGAAAAAGCATGGAATCGGAAATGGCGTTTGCCTGTAAAAACACAGGTTTTTTTGCCATGGCTCTGATGCTGGCGGCTAAAAGCCTTGGATTGGATACCCACCCCATGGACGGGTTTGATCACGACGGAGTGAAAAAAGAATTCAACATCCCCGACCGGTACTGGATTCCCCTGTTGATTGCCGTGGGATATTTTGATGAGTCCAAAGACCTGGCAGCACCTAAATGGCGCAAAACAGCCGACGAAATTCTGGTGAGGTTCGATGAGTTATAA
- a CDS encoding LysR family transcriptional regulator, with translation MDIWGLKIFKTVAEEGSISNAASKLNCAQSNVTARVRQLEDELGVSLFYRRHRGVELTAKGEILIGYAKNAVRLIDNAVRAVGDDDSAKGPLLIGTMESTAAVRLPSLFSEYHQVYPEVDLCIKTGTTEELVKKVLDYKLDGAFVAGPIDHSDIVQHPAFEEELVVITEQKIKSLSKLDRPTFLVFRRGCSYRGVLETWARENGVIPGNVMELGTLEGILGFVNVGMGITLFPYSIVSKLNWKNSVRTHRISKKLGHTSTVFIYRKDRIQTKALKTLIQLLKTPSCASCQYIF, from the coding sequence ATGGATATATGGGGGTTAAAAATTTTCAAAACAGTAGCTGAAGAAGGCAGCATCTCAAACGCTGCATCCAAATTAAACTGTGCCCAATCCAACGTTACAGCAAGAGTTCGCCAGCTTGAAGATGAACTTGGTGTTTCCTTATTTTATAGGAGACACCGGGGTGTTGAACTAACAGCAAAAGGTGAAATTTTAATAGGTTATGCTAAAAATGCCGTACGATTAATCGATAACGCTGTCCGTGCAGTTGGAGATGATGACTCCGCAAAAGGTCCCTTATTAATAGGCACAATGGAATCAACTGCAGCTGTCAGACTTCCTTCCTTGTTTTCTGAATACCATCAGGTATATCCTGAGGTTGACCTATGTATTAAAACAGGCACCACAGAAGAGCTTGTAAAAAAGGTTTTGGATTACAAACTTGATGGTGCCTTTGTGGCGGGTCCCATTGATCATTCAGATATAGTGCAACATCCTGCATTTGAGGAAGAACTCGTGGTAATTACCGAACAAAAGATAAAATCTTTATCGAAATTGGATCGCCCAACTTTCTTGGTATTTAGAAGAGGATGTTCTTACCGGGGCGTGTTAGAAACCTGGGCACGTGAAAACGGCGTCATTCCAGGAAATGTTATGGAATTAGGTACACTTGAAGGAATTCTGGGTTTTGTAAATGTTGGGATGGGAATTACGTTATTTCCCTATTCAATTGTTTCAAAACTCAACTGGAAAAATTCCGTCAGAACCCATCGAATTTCAAAAAAATTAGGTCACACATCAACGGTTTTTATTTATAGAAAAGATAGAATTCAGACAAAGGCTTTGAAAACCCTTATTCAGCTTTTAAAAACCCCATCGTGTGCATCATGTCAATACATATTTTGA